The following are encoded together in the Anopheles nili chromosome 3, idAnoNiliSN_F5_01, whole genome shotgun sequence genome:
- the LOC128724352 gene encoding uncharacterized protein LOC128724352: MEHLTKHQRDSAIGTHDHEDIIPDENVCSEADDEAVEYDDVYRMFDDMSLKDCFRHLAVAHQLPRSVVNMMLAILRKKLDLNHPKDARTLIGTPTRVSSQVVPIRRGDFWYGGLKSVLIKYVKPATVSNISAPEETQFSLDVSNDGLPWNKSGPTQLWSILMKVVELPKLPIMTVATFSGTAKPASIEEFLRPLVDELNEIQQGGLSVGEKTLNFKVRNFLADSPARSFIKATTSFNGMHGCLKCSCVGEYIPQATLIRMNVNFYTHAYPTEKPYKIVVRGLPLLDPNEIVTELQDKYHLKASSAYHIKRRAEDTRKKVIFDALDAPLRTDAGFRSRVCADHHKLWRSPLEDLDNFDLIKNVPVGERLHLIDLGVTRKILRGLLEGKFDRCPLWSPQLKEAVSGFLKQVQLPSEIHRSLRSVRYVAFWKGTEFRTFLHYTSVVALKDCLDPHVNSHFLLYFCGITILSSSFYQHLWHRAKDFLSRLVKDFGSIYGRTHLTSNVHNLQHVYEEVAMFGPLDDFSAYCFENHLQQIKRWVRSGTKCAEQVQDRANEITTSYMSANISARTYLKTNGIGLHVTADFVLLPTFKDQWFLTKDNGIIKFLEAKKTSSLQFSVVGMRILSQAALFEVSAEGNEILATSSADILQMSNGHGELPPRGELAPRSRLSEVELIVNSRPLTDVPVEDEADSSLTPNHFILGSSNESKPPLPFDDSIPTIRNLGSSPLLREST, from the exons ATGGAGCATCTGACGAAGCATCAG AGGGATAGTGCGATTGGGACTCACGATCACGAGGACATTATACCGGATGAGAACGTCTGCTCTGAGGCAGATGATGAGGCAGTCGAATACGATGATGTGTATCGTATGTTTGATGACATGTCTTTAAAAGATTGTTTTCGACACCTTGCTGTTGCACACCAGCTCCCCCGTTCGGTGGTCAATATGATGCTGGCCATCCTACGGAAGAAACTAGATTTAAATCATCCTAAAGATGCACGGACATTGATTGGTACACCAACCCGTGTTAGTAGTCAAGTTGTGCCTATCCGGAGAGGTGATTTTTGGTACGGAGGTTTAAAATCTGTCCTGATAAAATACGTTAAACCTGCAActgtttcaaacatttctGCTCCTGAAGAGACACAGTTTTCATTAGATGTGTCAAACGACGGGCTACCATGGAACAAAAGTGGCCCAACTCAGCTTTGGTCCATTCTTATGAAGGTGGTAGAGTTGCCAAAGCTTCCGATTATGACGGTGGCCACATTCAGTGGAACGGCCAAACCGGCAAGCATTGAAGAGTTTTTGCGGCCGCTAGTAGATGAGCTGAATGAAATTCAGCAAGGAGGTTTGAGCGTTGGCGAGAAAACGTTGAATTTTAAAGTTCGCAATTTTCTCGCTGACTCGCCGGCTCGAAGCTTCATAAAAG caacaacaagcttCAATGGGATGCACGGTTGTTTAAAGTGTTCTTGTGTAGGAGAATACATTCCCCAAG CCACACTAATACGCATGAATGTCAACTTTTACACTCATGCGTATCCGACGGAGAAACCGTACAAGATCGTTGTCCGAGGATTACCGTTGCTTGATCCGAACGAGATCGTCACCGAACTCCAGGATAAGTACCATCTGAAGGCATCCTCTGCATACCACATCAAGCGCCGTGCAGAAGATACAC GTAAAAAAGTTATTTTCGATGCATTGGATGCTCCCCTGCGTACGGACGCAGGCTTTCGATCAAGAGTATGTGCGGACCACCATAAATTGTGGCGTTCGCCGTTAGAAGATTTAgataattttgatttgataaaaaacgtgcctGTTGGCGAGCGTTTGCACCTAATTGATCTGGGGGTGACTCGGAAAATACTCCGAGGGCTTCTAGAAGGCAAATTTGACAGATGCCCTCTTTGGTCCCCTCAACTAAAGGAAGCTGTGTCtggatttttaaaacaagtACAACTTCCTTCTGAAATACACCGTTCGCTTAGAAGCGTTCGGTATGTCGCTTTTTGGAAGGGTACCGAATTTCGTACCTTCCTGCATTATACGAGTGTTGTGGCCCTGAAAGACTGTTTAGATCCTCACGTAAACAGTCACTTCTTACTCTATTTTTGCGGTATAACAATATTATCTTCTTCGTTCTACCAGCACTTATGGCATCGTGCGAAAGATTTCCTTTCCAGATTAGTAAAGGATTTCGGCTCGATTTATGGTCGTACTCACTTAACAAGCAATGTCCATAATCTTCAACACGTATATGAAGAGGTTGCAATGTTTGGACCGCTTGATGATTTTTCTGCATATTGCTTCGAGAATCATTTGCAGCAGATCAAACGTTGGGTTCGATCTGGCACGAAGTGTGCGGAGCAAGTGCAAGACAGAGCAAATGAAATTACTACATCGTACATGTCTGCCAACATCTCTGCTCGCacatatttgaaaacaaacggTATCGGTTTACACGTGACCGCCGATTTTGTTCTTTTACCAACATTTAAAGATCAATGGTTTTTAACCAAAGATAATGgtataataaaatttttggAAGCCAAAAAAACCTCTTCGCTTCAGTTCTCCGTTGTTGGAATGCGGATTTTGTCCCAGGCGGCGTTATTCGAGGTGTCTGCAGAAGGCAATGAAATACTAGCAACCTCGTCTGCAGACATCCTTCAAATGTCAAATGGGCACGGAGAACTTCCACCACGAGGTGAACTTGCACCACGTTCGAG GCTGAGTGAAGTGGAGCTGATCGTGAACTCGCGACCGCTGACAGACGTTCCGGTTGAAGATGAAGCCGATTCCTCACTAACGCCAAATCACTTCATTTTAGGTAGTTCGAACGAAAGCAAGCCGCCGCTACCGTTCGATGATTCCATCCCAACCATAC GCAATCTGGGCTCATCGCCACTGTTACGAGAATCAACGTAG